The region TGATATAATGACTATGGAGGGTAGAACAATGGTGATGAGATCTATCTTTGAATCAAAGGTGATATTTATAGCTCTTGCCCTCATAGGAGTCATTGTTGGAGGAGGAATACGTCTTTATAGTTTCCTTAATCCCGATATTAATGCAGTAAAGGCTTCTCTTGTTCAAGACGAAACCAAACCTTTAAACATACTTTTTGTCGGGATAGATAGCGTTGAAGGTTCTCATAGAGCAGATGTTATAGCTTTAATAACTCTTGACTTAAATAAAAGAAAAATAGGAGTAATATCTATACCGAGAGATACAAGAGTTCGCATTCCAAACAGAGGATGGACAAAGATAAATCATGCCTATGCTTACGGAGGTATTAGTCTTTTAAAGGATAGCATAGAAGAGTTCCTAGCTATTAGGATAAACCATTACGTAAGTATGGACTACCAAGGTTTTGTTCGTATTATCGATCTCATAGGAGGGGTTGAGTTATATATAGAGAAAGACATGAGATACACTGACAAGTGGGCAGGGTTTTATATAAACCTTAAAAAAGGATATCAGAGACTTGATGGGAACAAAGCCTTACAATACGTCAGATTCAGAAACGATCCAGAAGGAGACATAGGGAGGATTAAAAGACAGAAAAGGTTTATAGAAGCTATAGTCGATAAGCTTAAAAAAGAAGATATACTAAACAAACTTCCTTCAATAGCTATAGATGCTATAAGATTTGTTAAAACTGACCTAACTCCTGAACAAATTATATACTTAATATCCTTCTTCAAGGGGTTCGATTTAACATCTATAAAATGGGAAATAGTTCCTGGAACCCCGGGATCTATTGATGGAGTTTCTTACTGGTTGCCAGACTTAGAAAAACTAAGTTTAATTAGGAAAAAAATTATACTTGGAGAAGAAGATTTAATTAGTACACAAGAAGAAATTCTAACTATAGAAGTACTTAACGGAAATGGGATATTAGGTGCAGCTACTCATGTAGCTAAAATTCTAGAAGCTTATGGATATAAGGTTATAAAGATGGGCAACGCTGAAAGACTTGATTATCCTGTAACAAAGGTCATAGATAACACTGGTCAGAATTACGCTATTGCTAAAAAGATAGTCGAGATATTAGGTTATGGAATTTCATCGAGTGAGAAAAAGGAGTCGCAGGCTTCAATAACAGTAATATTAGGAAAGGATATGAAAAAATGAAGGCACCTACAAGAGAAATTCTTAAAAAAGTCGTTAGCATTTTAGAAAAACACAAGGGAGAGGATATTATAATTCTTGACCTTAGTGATCTAAATTACATTACAGACTTTTTCGTAATATGTACAGGACGCTCAGAAACTCATCTTGAAGCTCTCGCAGAAGAGTTAGAATTTGAACTTAAAAGAGATGGAATTTTTGCCTGGGGAGTAGAAGGGAAAAAAGGAGGAAGATGGACTTTACTCGACTATGGAAATGTTGTTGTCCACATATTTACACCGGAAGGAAGATTATTTTTCGATCTCGAAAGAATTTGGAATCAGGCTAGAAAACTTGACCTCCAACAACTTTAGTGAAATTAATGAAGAAAATAGAGATAATTGAACTAAAACACCTACATTGGAAACTCTTTCCTGAAATTGAAGATAAACTAAACTCTTTTAGAAAAGTATGGTTTGAAGAAAATGATGAACGTTTATGGGAAGAGCTTGTCTTTTGTCTTTTGACTCCTCAATCAAGAGCAGAAACATGTTGGAAAGCGGTAGAAAGTCTTAAAAGTAAAGAGTTAATTTTAAATGGTAACGAAAAAGAAATTTTATCTGAACTAAAAGGAATAAGATTTAAAACTAAGAAGGCTTATTATATAATAGAAGCAAGGAAAAGCTTTAATTATTCTGGAAAGTTAAAAATAAAGGAAATCTTGGCATCATGCGAAACTCCTTTTAAAATGCGGGAATGGCTTACTAAAAACGTTAAAGGAATAGGATATAAAG is a window of Synergistota bacterium DNA encoding:
- a CDS encoding LCP family protein, yielding MVMRSIFESKVIFIALALIGVIVGGGIRLYSFLNPDINAVKASLVQDETKPLNILFVGIDSVEGSHRADVIALITLDLNKRKIGVISIPRDTRVRIPNRGWTKINHAYAYGGISLLKDSIEEFLAIRINHYVSMDYQGFVRIIDLIGGVELYIEKDMRYTDKWAGFYINLKKGYQRLDGNKALQYVRFRNDPEGDIGRIKRQKRFIEAIVDKLKKEDILNKLPSIAIDAIRFVKTDLTPEQIIYLISFFKGFDLTSIKWEIVPGTPGSIDGVSYWLPDLEKLSLIRKKIILGEEDLISTQEEILTIEVLNGNGILGAATHVAKILEAYGYKVIKMGNAERLDYPVTKVIDNTGQNYAIAKKIVEILGYGISSSEKKESQASITVILGKDMKK
- the rsfS gene encoding ribosome silencing factor produces the protein MKAPTREILKKVVSILEKHKGEDIIILDLSDLNYITDFFVICTGRSETHLEALAEELEFELKRDGIFAWGVEGKKGGRWTLLDYGNVVVHIFTPEGRLFFDLERIWNQARKLDLQQL
- a CDS encoding N-glycosylase/DNA lyase, with product MKKIEIIELKHLHWKLFPEIEDKLNSFRKVWFEENDERLWEELVFCLLTPQSRAETCWKAVESLKSKELILNGNEKEILSELKGIRFKTKKAYYIIEARKSFNYSGKLKIKEILASCETPFKMREWLTKNVKGIGYKEASHFLRNIGLGDNLAILDRHILSFMLDMKLIERITLSLSKKKYLEIEEVLRNFSQKIDIPLVHLDFVLWYLKTGRIFK